In Argiope bruennichi chromosome 4, qqArgBrue1.1, whole genome shotgun sequence, the sequence CTTCATGCAAAGCACAGTTACAGAAATTTCATTACACTTTTAGAAAAGTCAAatgacaattttatatataaaaatctttcctGGTTTTCTGGTTCAATGCAGTGGTCAAAAGACCTTCAAAAGAAACTAACATCACCTGTTGAAGAGCTCCAAAAAGTTGAGCAATAGTAAGATGACATTTTTTaccttcaataaattattttataaaaatactgacaaaaaagatattgtaaaataaaattgtgacaGAAGTTGTTAATAGATTGATAGTTTATGTTTTGCTTGaatatattctctaaaaattaaaagtttttacctcatattttttctataatttatctatGCTTGTAAAGATTGATTTTGctgataagttttaaattaatatttgaaatatattttggtatttttaatcagaatttaatgATAAGTTAATGGTTAACGTGCAATATCCCAAAttgatataatgtatttttttatagattgccTATTATTGAATTCTTagactttaattttataatagtacTTTAGGAATTACCTTGAAAATTGTTAATtgcaattgaattttaatttacttccTAGCTTCGTAGAGTCAGATGAGTATAAATATACTTTGGGTATTAATGAAGAAATGAAGGATTTGCTGTTGAAGTAAGCGAGAacttattaaattgtttaaaatttagagatatggctaaatttcttaattataatcatcaattcaatttttaatgttgcagaattataaataaaaaatttttgatgaaaaagttttgaaaagttttattaacaACTAAATTTCTATGGAATGAGCaagatcagaaaatatttaaatttttgaacattgtaaaaatgaaactttctttttaagtgcaatattgttataaaaattaatatttactctgAAAGCTAATcggaatttaaaagtttataagaaGAGTCTTTAAATAAGCACATAtgcataaacattaaaaattcgacaaattttctaattatgtaaGATTCTATGTGATTAAGCTAGTTACTAATGATACTTGCATTTTAAAACTCTTATCAttgaactgtttaaaaatttttagttaaattataggAAGATTTATTTCTGATACtaaatgctttagaaattttaatctcattttgaattgttataaaaattattaccttgtgtattcatgtttaaatatttaatttatatctattgAATATGTTAAAAGatttgaagaatatatattagaaaaatggaAAGATGAGTTAAATAAACTTGATAAGAAGATGGATGAAAATCTATTTCTCTCTGACAGTGAGGgtcaaatgcttttaaattttgataccaaagtatgtattttatcatttataagtatttgtgtattttataattatcatctttttttttaattcccttccTTTCTAAAATTGTTTGTTATGAAATATTGCTAATATTTAGTGCAACTAATGAATTTATtggaatttgtttgtttttataaatttttttttcataaaataacacaGATCACAATTCATTGTCAGCTATGCTGAATCTaatctattgtaaatattttggaaattgctttaaacatattaaatatacaataccTTGATTTTCTATAATTCTGCAATagtcataaaaattatcttttgataaatttgtttcaatttaaatgcccctcacaatttttaatatatatttaagtattaaaaaaatcattttatttttttgtgaatctTGTATGAAAATCTCGAAATATTATGCttatttgagaaacaaaaatTACATCTTGTAATTGTGTCATAGatatttgcaatttcaaaaaaataaatttgcaaaattaaatttttcaaaagattactAGGTGCagcatagaatttattttataccatCTGTATGATCAGCATTAAATTTGctaataaatatgcatttgaacTTTTGTTTGTGTCGTTTGAGAACAAATTATATAGAACAATAAGTGATTAAGAGACAAATATTGTTAACAAAATATGAATCCTTGGTAACCTTGAAAACATGAATCCATGATAATCTTGAATCTATTGGCtgcttatttacttttttatggaTAATTCAGAAACTACTGAGATAAGAGGGATTTTTTGCCTTGTCCAGCTATTCTCCAaggttaaaattcaaaaaaaaaaaaaaaaaaaaaaaaaaaaaaaaattaataaaaagtaaaatttgatatacttactTTGATAGGTTTTCTGCTGACTGCAAAAATTTAGCTTAATGCTTTAAATTAGGATCTGttttttcatttgagaaaaaaaagttttctctgCCAGTGAGATGAGAATGTACTGAAAGTAAGCATACTTATTgccactgataaaaaaaatgcagtctgaaagttatttaatgaatatcttaatttatgagCAGTCTTCTATATGTCAATACACtcttaatgtttaatataaatttagagaTAATGCGCACAACAGTTTCACAAATGTAgtccattttattttgtataatcaaCCATTAGGCAGGGATTGATGTTTAAAATTCCATACAGATCATGAAAAGTAAGAGGTGTAATTGAATAAACAGTTACTTATATTGTATATAGGTAATTATTGATTTCAAGAATTgagtatcttttaaaattctgaaaattttatgttttatatatttttttaacttaaaatctgacttaaattttatctttaattcggAAGGATATCATTTCTTTTAGTTAACTCAGAGATGAcctacaaaataacattttaaaacactgGTTCACTCTTTCTACTCCTAAATggcattaaactgtttttttttttttttttaatttatggaatgGAGGGAAAATGCTCTGTTAAATGAACTGTATGACATCTGATGGTATGAGttaatgaaatgatatatatatatatatatatatattatcctgAGGAAATACATTACAAGTTAATTTGTTAATCATTAACTTAAGTATCTTATTTTTCTTCATGTATGTGATCaggcatacatttttttttttttttttttttcatacttataaGAATACGTGGAATTAATGTCTATGATTTTACTTGCAAAGGAACCCTTTGTATTTTCAACTTAATGGggatctaaaaattttaattaaaaattagtagttACCAtttgaatgcttatttttatCTTCTGCAAGTGCAATAATTTATGTCATAAATTAGtgttaattataattctttattttattttagatttctgaaGTTGCTTATGAAATTCATTacttaaaacagataaaaaaagagaatttgctTCCAGATAAAgtacaaaaatatgataaaaatttcaaaagtcttcTCTTGGCCCAGTCTTTACTTGCTTGTAGTATTCGATGgtataatgatttaaatcaaaatttggttgaatatGAAAGAAAGTTAGTATTCAAACAATGGAATGAAATAGAATCGCTTTTAAAACAAGGTCAATCAAAGACTTGGAATTCAGATGGTAAATTACTTCTGTTTTTATCattgtcataaattttattatttttagaacccTTAATTCTTTGAGTGATAGGAAATTTTTTAGAACTAAAATAAACATAGTACTTGTAtgatgtaattattataattttttaattgataaaaatatttattagtaacaTTACATTTCGTTccattcaatacatttatttatgataCATGGGAATTTCTTCCTCTAATACTGATCATGCTTACTatctaataattctttaattattttgtttattataataagaatttcaagaagatttttttttaattttatggatgCTTAATGCATCTTGTTACCTTTGATAcattattactttcttgtatacaaagttaaagtaaaatttttgtaaaattgtaaaaaatttgatcttaagattttgaggaattttaacattttaggtCAGCCTGAGAcagaaaaacacacttttagaaTTATGTGGTTTTCccaacaaatttataattttccgtcaaattttgaatgaaattcattcagagaaagtctgtctcaATATAAGTTATCATCCTCCAGtactgtttttgaataaaaaaaatagtgatgtTAAGTTTGGtgttatatgcataaaaaaagctTAGCATTTTTGGATACtgagtacataaaataaaaacaaattttactttgaGTGGGTTTTTGATTGGAACAAAGCTACTGATcgaaagttttgttattttttaatctatcaattatttgaaaagtcGTAATATATATCTTGTGCattatattagagaaaaatgGTGCAGATAAATTATTCCATCTAATTTCATCTCATTAagtattatattgttaaaaaagcataaaatgaatGGATGgatatacaaatcttaaaattaagatattaagcTTGcagttagcattttatttttcattattgtttgtTTATCATTATACtatgaattttttacaaaaacttaacttttgtaacatattaaaatttttccagtatttcaaaaaatatttattaaacaatgtaaattcaattttaaaaattaattcattaattcattagtaaaattaattttcaaatgtatgatttcatactaaaattaaattaaaaataaagcatgcaAACATACCATTagcaattaatgtattttttaagatttattggATTATTCTGAAGAGTTACATGACTTGATAAAATCTGTCCATGAAATTGTGGTTAGAACTAAAGAAAATGTCActgaagttgaaaaattaatcaagacATGGAGTCAAATACCCATTTATGTCCGAGAAACACCTAGTTCATTTatgacttttataaatttaaagacacCTGAATATgagaaacaaattg encodes:
- the LOC129966362 gene encoding dynein beta chain, ciliary-like, which encodes MDENLFLSDSEGQMLLNFDTKISEVAYEIHYLKQIKKENLLPDKVQKYDKNFKSLLLAQSLLACSIRWYNDLNQNLVEYERKLVFKQWNEIESLLKQGQSKTWNSDDLLDYSEELHDLIKSVHEIVVRTKENVTEVEKLIKTWSQIPIYVRETPSSFMTFINLKTPEYEKQIENIIVTAQRMKQVLQENLELFKSNPNSGEWKSYTSYLETMIEEGLTDTIRCSLQYILKNTDPQNKKIDPFYKVSMHLEEDIVFKPSLKYQKEGSLFNIFESVLEQIYSLSNAIKCLSKTDSTYYDFISQNEELASLKSSIMKNISSGANKALIEY